A single window of Granulicella sibirica DNA harbors:
- the treS gene encoding maltose alpha-D-glucosyltransferase, whose protein sequence is MKKAGSATDPLWFKDAVIYELHVRAFMDSNGDGIGDFGGLLSRLDYLQDLGVTCIWLLPFFPSPLRDDGYDIANYVDVNPSYGTLNDFKLFLDAAHQRGMQVMIELVINHTSDVHPWFQAARLAPPGSPEREMYVWSDTAEKYPGVRIIFTDTEKSNWTWDETAQQFYWHRFFSHQPDLNFDNPRVMEEVLTAMRFWLDMGVDALRLDAIPYLVERDGTNCENVPDTHVKIKEIRAVIDAEYEGRTILAEANMWPADVRPYFGDGDECHMAFHFPLMPRIYMALRQEDRLPITDIMAQTPDIPANCQWGLFLRNHDELTLEMVTDDERDYMYLAYSADPRMRINVGIRRRLAPLVDNNRRRIELLNSLLLSFPGTPIMYYGDEIGMGDNIYLGDRNGVRTPMQWNSDRNAGFSTAVPARLYFPVIMDPIWGYQAINVEAQLSDQSSLLHWTRNMIALRKLFQVFGRGTLEFLHPENRKILAYIRDYDGGVARETVLCVANLSRFAQPVSLDLGRFAGMHPVEMLGYVPFPTITSGPYPLTIAPYSFLWLELQAGPVKIEEPVDQPLDAIDENEEAALDLLTKGWPALIAGHGLELLQKALPGYLPRQRWFGAKSRTIESVTVVDWAELRTPASHSEGHLLDVSMVSTPTKGTLGGALFFLRVCYQGSKHQDSAVNAGEWDLYQVPLAFTTGAEAEAIRTNSPGSILASFSTPVGPALLHDATTREDFRQGLLRLIETSGSEPLTTVGLAALDVAATLSAASTGHTATEALSSGEAEALLGHPEEATTGPATKGEPVHLRPHEVFPKTKASLEVDGSINGTHGSAFEKARGKGELGARTGSAEQSNTSILYGKSLILKLFRRLQPGENPDTEIGRFLTEVAHFPQIAPFLGEIILKRPNGEATTIGMLQGLVQNEGDGWEFTLEELGRYFEATATAALPAEVKAATLTEPAEMSHQAREHVGMYLGMAAQLGRRTAEMHLALATPTDDPAFAAEPFTAKDLERDAWRVDAQINHTLDALKRGMSGLMDLTADAAALVLSRRIDLFARAHAITGTSPELSGQRIRIHGDYHLGQVLRAKGDVVILDFEGEPARSLEERRAKQSPLRDVAGMLRSFSYAAAAGLEAYSQRHPDSGRGGRSLEPWARLWQNAISTEFLKAWQTSISANSALMPDAVQAQKLLEAFLLEKALYELLYELNNRPAWVRIPLAGILALSH, encoded by the coding sequence GTGAAGAAAGCCGGAAGCGCTACCGATCCACTTTGGTTCAAGGACGCGGTCATCTACGAACTGCACGTGCGAGCCTTCATGGACTCGAACGGGGATGGCATCGGCGACTTTGGAGGGCTGCTTTCGAGGCTCGACTACCTGCAGGATCTTGGGGTAACTTGCATCTGGCTGCTGCCGTTCTTCCCTTCCCCGCTGCGCGACGATGGGTATGACATTGCCAATTATGTCGATGTGAATCCCTCGTATGGGACTCTGAACGATTTCAAGCTCTTTCTCGACGCGGCGCACCAGCGTGGAATGCAGGTCATGATCGAACTGGTCATCAACCACACCTCCGACGTGCACCCGTGGTTTCAAGCGGCTCGGCTTGCGCCACCTGGTTCGCCGGAGCGCGAAATGTACGTGTGGTCAGATACGGCGGAGAAGTATCCGGGCGTGCGCATCATCTTTACCGACACGGAGAAGTCGAACTGGACGTGGGATGAGACGGCGCAGCAGTTCTACTGGCACCGCTTCTTTTCGCATCAGCCGGACTTGAACTTCGACAATCCTCGCGTGATGGAAGAAGTTCTGACGGCGATGCGCTTCTGGCTGGATATGGGCGTGGACGCGCTACGGCTGGATGCAATTCCGTACCTTGTCGAGCGGGATGGGACGAACTGCGAGAACGTGCCGGATACGCACGTCAAGATCAAAGAGATTCGCGCCGTCATCGATGCCGAGTACGAAGGCAGGACGATTCTGGCCGAGGCAAACATGTGGCCGGCGGATGTACGGCCGTACTTTGGCGATGGCGACGAGTGCCACATGGCGTTCCACTTTCCCCTGATGCCGCGCATCTATATGGCGCTACGGCAGGAGGATCGCCTTCCGATTACGGACATCATGGCGCAGACGCCGGATATCCCGGCGAACTGCCAGTGGGGGCTGTTCCTTCGCAATCATGACGAGTTGACGCTCGAGATGGTGACGGACGACGAACGCGACTATATGTATCTTGCGTACTCGGCCGATCCGCGCATGAGGATCAATGTCGGAATCCGGCGGCGGCTGGCTCCGCTTGTCGACAATAACAGGCGACGGATCGAGCTGCTGAACTCGCTTCTGCTGAGCTTTCCCGGTACACCGATCATGTACTACGGCGACGAGATCGGGATGGGCGACAACATCTATCTCGGCGACCGGAACGGTGTGCGCACGCCCATGCAGTGGAACTCGGATCGGAACGCTGGGTTTTCGACGGCGGTTCCGGCGCGGCTCTACTTCCCCGTGATCATGGACCCCATTTGGGGATACCAGGCGATCAACGTGGAAGCGCAGCTGAGCGATCAGTCGTCGCTGCTGCACTGGACTCGCAATATGATCGCGCTGCGGAAGCTGTTCCAGGTGTTTGGACGGGGGACGCTCGAGTTCCTGCATCCGGAGAACCGGAAAATCCTGGCGTATATCCGGGACTATGACGGCGGGGTGGCGAGGGAGACGGTACTGTGTGTCGCTAACCTTTCGCGCTTCGCGCAACCGGTTTCGCTCGACCTTGGGCGGTTTGCCGGGATGCATCCGGTGGAGATGCTTGGATATGTGCCGTTCCCGACGATCACGAGCGGGCCGTATCCGCTGACGATTGCGCCCTATTCCTTCCTTTGGCTGGAGTTGCAGGCGGGCCCGGTGAAGATAGAAGAGCCTGTCGATCAGCCGCTGGATGCAATCGACGAGAACGAGGAGGCAGCGCTCGACCTGCTGACGAAAGGCTGGCCTGCGCTGATCGCGGGACACGGGCTCGAATTGCTGCAGAAGGCGCTTCCGGGATATCTCCCGAGGCAGAGATGGTTCGGGGCGAAGTCGCGGACGATCGAGTCGGTAACGGTGGTGGATTGGGCGGAGCTTCGAACTCCGGCAAGCCATTCGGAAGGCCATTTGCTTGATGTGTCGATGGTGAGCACGCCGACGAAAGGCACGCTTGGCGGGGCGCTGTTTTTCCTAAGAGTCTGCTACCAGGGATCGAAGCACCAGGATTCGGCCGTGAATGCCGGAGAGTGGGATCTGTACCAGGTTCCGCTTGCTTTTACGACCGGAGCTGAAGCTGAAGCAATCCGGACAAATTCGCCAGGGTCGATTCTGGCGAGTTTTTCAACGCCTGTCGGGCCAGCGCTTCTGCACGATGCGACGACGCGCGAGGATTTTCGTCAGGGCCTGCTGCGGCTGATTGAAACTAGCGGGAGCGAGCCTCTCACCACGGTTGGGCTGGCGGCTCTGGACGTCGCTGCGACGCTGAGTGCAGCAAGCACGGGTCATACGGCGACCGAGGCGCTCTCCTCCGGAGAAGCAGAGGCGCTGCTCGGACATCCAGAGGAGGCGACGACGGGACCGGCGACAAAGGGGGAGCCAGTTCATTTGCGACCCCATGAAGTCTTCCCGAAGACGAAGGCTTCGCTGGAGGTTGACGGCTCAATCAATGGGACTCATGGGTCCGCGTTCGAAAAAGCGCGGGGGAAAGGCGAGTTGGGCGCGCGGACAGGATCTGCGGAGCAGTCGAATACTTCTATTCTTTATGGAAAGTCTTTGATCCTTAAACTGTTCCGCAGGCTACAGCCGGGTGAGAACCCGGATACGGAGATTGGGCGTTTCCTTACGGAGGTGGCTCACTTCCCGCAGATCGCGCCCTTTCTAGGCGAGATTATTCTGAAGCGCCCGAACGGTGAGGCAACCACGATCGGCATGCTGCAGGGACTCGTTCAGAACGAGGGCGATGGTTGGGAGTTCACGCTTGAAGAGCTTGGCCGTTACTTTGAGGCGACGGCTACCGCCGCGCTTCCGGCAGAGGTTAAGGCAGCAACTCTGACGGAACCGGCTGAGATGTCACACCAAGCGCGAGAGCATGTCGGGATGTATCTCGGGATGGCAGCCCAGCTTGGGCGTCGGACGGCGGAGATGCATCTTGCACTTGCCACTCCTACCGATGACCCGGCGTTCGCGGCGGAGCCGTTCACTGCCAAAGATCTCGAACGGGATGCTTGGCGGGTTGATGCACAGATCAATCACACCCTGGATGCGCTGAAGCGGGGAATGTCAGGACTGATGGATCTGACGGCGGATGCGGCGGCACTTGTGCTGAGCCGCAGAATCGATCTGTTTGCCCGGGCGCATGCAATTACGGGTACATCTCCCGAGCTCTCGGGGCAGAGGATTCGCATTCATGGCGACTACCACCTTGGGCAGGTGCTTCGGGCCAAGGGCGATGTGGTCATCCTGGACTTTGAAGGGGAGCCGGCACGTTCCCTCGAAGAGCGGCGGGCGAAGCAGTCTCCGCTGCGGGATGTCGCGGGCATGCTGCGTTCCTTCAGCTACGCCGCTGCCGCAGGGCTTGAGGCCTACAGCCAGAGACATCCCGATTCCGGACGTGGAGGACGATCGCTCGAGCCGTGGGCACGGCTCTGGCAGAATGCGATCTCGACCGAGTTCCTGAAGGCGTGGCAGACTAGCATTTCCGCTAACTCAGCGCTTATGCCTGATGCGGTGCAGGCGCAGAAGCTGCTGGAGGCTTTCCTGCTCGAGAAGGCTTTGTATGAACTGCTGTATGAATTGAACAACCGCCCGGCTTGGGTTCGAATTCCGCTCGCGGGTATCCTTGCGCTGTCCCACTAG
- a CDS encoding glycoside hydrolase family 15 protein encodes MHAARIEDYSLLADGETAAVLSRDGSIDWLCWPNFASGACFAALLGTKDHGYWKIAPKAEITSCSRSYRLGTLIVETTFATVEGVIMLIDFMPPVDPKRKGPAYSSIVRVVRALRGTVDLKSDLTIRFDYGRTIPWVTCEPGHHGQSDILHAIAGSDTVILRSGATNGVTLPNKGKDLSTVTEFSLPEGETAWFILTYLSAFADAPPPIDVERELQRTESFWKDWSSVNTYRGAYTAIVERSLLTLKALTYARSGGIVAAPTASLPEKIGGERNWDYRFCWLRDTSFTLLVLLGAGYQEEARAWRLWLLRAIAGSPSQIQTMYGINGDRQIPEWNASWLPGYEHSRPVNIGNGAVDQFQLDVFGEVAAALSRMPQAEDDLRIPAGALHARLTDHVCDIWREPDDGIWETRGGRKHFTYSKVSAWAALDRAIKLAEHADIGDYPDVDLPRWRSLRDEIHAEVCERAFSKKLNSFTQSYDSEELDASCLRLVMVGFLPPEDPRMIGTVEAIEKNLTSDGFVLRYRTETGEDGLPAGEGAFLACSFWLVSNLHLIGRKDDAKALFERLIALANDVGLLSEEYDPQAKRMLGNFPQALSHIALVHAAVTIADQWKPQH; translated from the coding sequence TTGCACGCTGCACGGATTGAAGACTACTCCCTTTTGGCCGACGGAGAGACTGCCGCGGTTCTCTCTCGTGACGGATCGATCGACTGGCTTTGCTGGCCCAACTTTGCCTCCGGGGCCTGTTTCGCGGCCCTCCTCGGCACCAAGGACCACGGCTACTGGAAGATCGCCCCGAAAGCCGAGATCACCAGCTGTTCCCGGTCGTATCGGCTTGGCACCCTGATCGTCGAGACCACCTTCGCAACCGTCGAAGGCGTCATCATGCTCATCGACTTCATGCCGCCCGTTGACCCGAAGAGGAAGGGGCCGGCCTACTCGAGCATCGTTCGCGTGGTACGCGCCCTCCGCGGCACCGTCGATCTCAAAAGCGATCTCACGATCCGCTTCGACTATGGCCGAACCATTCCCTGGGTCACATGCGAGCCAGGTCATCATGGCCAGTCGGACATCCTTCATGCTATCGCCGGCTCGGACACAGTGATCCTCCGGAGCGGAGCCACCAACGGCGTCACTCTGCCAAATAAAGGAAAGGATCTCTCCACCGTCACCGAGTTCAGTCTGCCTGAAGGCGAGACGGCCTGGTTTATTCTCACCTACCTTTCTGCATTCGCCGACGCCCCGCCCCCCATCGACGTCGAGCGCGAGCTCCAGCGAACCGAATCCTTCTGGAAAGACTGGTCCTCAGTCAACACCTATCGCGGCGCCTACACCGCTATCGTCGAACGGTCTCTCCTCACTCTCAAAGCGCTCACCTACGCGCGTTCCGGTGGTATTGTCGCGGCTCCCACCGCTTCGCTACCCGAAAAGATCGGCGGCGAACGCAACTGGGATTACCGCTTCTGCTGGCTGCGCGATACCTCCTTCACCCTTCTCGTTCTCCTCGGCGCCGGTTATCAGGAGGAGGCGCGCGCATGGCGCCTGTGGCTCCTTCGCGCCATTGCCGGCTCGCCCTCGCAGATTCAGACCATGTACGGCATTAATGGCGATCGCCAAATCCCCGAATGGAATGCTTCTTGGCTGCCGGGATACGAGCACTCCCGACCAGTGAACATCGGAAACGGGGCTGTCGACCAGTTTCAGCTCGACGTCTTCGGTGAGGTCGCCGCAGCCCTATCGCGTATGCCCCAGGCCGAAGACGATCTCCGTATTCCGGCCGGAGCTCTTCACGCCCGTCTCACCGACCACGTCTGCGACATCTGGCGCGAGCCCGACGATGGCATCTGGGAGACACGCGGAGGCCGCAAGCACTTCACCTACTCCAAGGTTTCCGCATGGGCAGCCCTCGATCGCGCCATCAAACTCGCCGAACACGCCGATATCGGGGACTATCCGGACGTCGACCTTCCGCGCTGGCGCAGTCTCCGCGACGAGATCCACGCCGAGGTCTGTGAGCGCGCTTTCAGCAAGAAGCTCAACAGCTTTACCCAGTCCTACGACTCCGAAGAGTTGGACGCCTCCTGCCTGCGCCTCGTCATGGTCGGCTTCCTGCCGCCGGAAGACCCACGCATGATCGGCACTGTCGAGGCCATCGAGAAGAACCTCACCAGCGACGGCTTCGTGCTCCGCTACCGCACCGAAACCGGCGAAGACGGTCTCCCCGCCGGCGAAGGAGCCTTCCTCGCCTGCAGCTTCTGGCTCGTCAGTAACCTTCATCTGATCGGTCGTAAAGACGACGCCAAGGCTCTCTTCGAACGCCTCATCGCTCTAGCCAACGACGTGGGCCTGCTGAGCGAAGAGTACGACCCGCAGGCCAAACGCATGCTGGGAAACTTTCCCCAGGCCTTATCCCACATCGCCCTGGTCCACGCCGCCGTCACCATTGCCGATCAGTGGAAACCCCAGCATTGA
- a CDS encoding HNH endonuclease encodes MNKRRRTFCSDYCVHQWRLRTDPGYLRDQVFARDRGVCALCQADTIAIYNALRRARGPNRKAGLCLYGLATIHARRSLWDADHILPVAEGGGQCDLDNLRTLCLPCHREVTASLRLRRRTTHSTASRALPSITLLRKP; translated from the coding sequence TTGAATAAACGCCGCCGCACCTTCTGTTCGGACTACTGCGTTCACCAGTGGCGCCTGCGCACCGACCCTGGCTACCTCCGCGATCAGGTGTTCGCTCGGGACAGAGGCGTCTGCGCTCTCTGCCAGGCTGACACAATCGCCATCTATAACGCGCTCAGGCGCGCCCGAGGGCCGAATCGTAAAGCTGGCCTCTGCCTCTACGGCCTCGCCACCATCCACGCTCGCCGCTCCCTGTGGGATGCCGACCACATTCTCCCGGTCGCCGAAGGCGGTGGCCAATGCGACCTCGACAACCTCCGGACACTCTGCCTGCCCTGTCATCGCGAAGTCACCGCAAGCCTCCGCCTGCGTCGCCGCACCACTCACTCCACGGCAAGCCGGGCTCTTCCCTCGATTACTCTCCTTCGCAAACCCTGA
- a CDS encoding alpha-1,4-glucan--maltose-1-phosphate maltosyltransferase, whose product MKPVEGRKRVVIEQVAPQVDCGRYPACRIVGDVVTVSAAVFGDGHDHVAARLLYRHESERRWRSVKMVDLGNDVWSAGWTVDQLGKWSFTVQGWVDHFDTWCSDLKKRLAAQADPYKPDPNAIVQDIPLALQTGALLLEEIAGRAKGPDARHLTEVVLSLRWMADQKASFYENPITPEIMELAARYPDLTLATKFERELPLWVDRERARYSTWYELFPRSASTDPARRGTFADVEALLPEIAAMGFDVLYMPPVHPIGVAYRKGPNNNVVAQPGDAGSPWAIGAAKSPGVEGGHKSIHPELGTLATFAHLVKETRKYGMEVAMDIAFQASPDHPWVIDHPTWFKHRPDGSIQYAENPPKKYQDIYPLDFESVDWRGLWEELYQVFKFWVDRDVKIFRVDNPHTKALPFWEWCIAAIHEDHPDVLFLAEAFTRPHVMYSLAKGGFTQSYTYFTWRNTKAELQAYLEEITKPPVTDFFQPNLWPNTPDILHDFLQKGGRPAFMQRLILAATLGANYGIYGPAYELGENTPAKAVSEEYLNSEKYEARVWDRKASHSIAPLITKVNQIRRTNPALQSNDSLQFHPADNPNILCYSKTHMGEDGQENVILVAINLDYSQEQAGWIDLDLKALHIPHGQSFDVEDLLTGNHYQWADRSNYVALRPEVLPAHVFRVTKQGSPA is encoded by the coding sequence ATGAAACCGGTAGAGGGTCGTAAGAGGGTCGTCATTGAGCAGGTCGCGCCGCAGGTGGACTGCGGACGGTACCCGGCGTGCCGTATTGTTGGCGACGTAGTGACAGTTTCGGCTGCGGTGTTCGGTGACGGGCACGATCACGTGGCAGCGCGTTTGCTATACCGACATGAGTCGGAGCGGCGATGGCGTTCGGTGAAGATGGTCGACCTGGGAAATGACGTGTGGTCGGCGGGCTGGACGGTCGATCAACTCGGCAAGTGGTCGTTCACGGTGCAGGGGTGGGTGGATCACTTTGACACCTGGTGTTCGGATCTGAAGAAGAGGCTGGCGGCGCAGGCGGATCCCTATAAGCCAGATCCGAATGCGATCGTGCAGGATATTCCGTTGGCTTTGCAGACCGGTGCGCTTCTGCTGGAAGAAATCGCAGGTCGGGCGAAGGGCCCGGACGCACGACACCTAACCGAGGTGGTGCTGTCGCTGCGGTGGATGGCGGATCAGAAGGCTAGTTTCTACGAAAATCCAATTACGCCAGAGATCATGGAACTCGCGGCACGGTATCCGGACTTAACACTGGCGACGAAGTTCGAGCGGGAGCTGCCGCTGTGGGTCGATCGGGAGCGAGCACGTTACTCGACCTGGTACGAGTTGTTTCCTCGTTCGGCGTCGACCGACCCCGCACGCCGTGGCACGTTTGCGGATGTCGAGGCGCTGCTTCCGGAGATTGCGGCGATGGGTTTCGATGTGCTGTACATGCCTCCGGTTCATCCGATCGGGGTTGCTTACCGCAAGGGGCCGAACAATAACGTGGTGGCGCAGCCGGGAGACGCTGGAAGCCCGTGGGCGATCGGTGCGGCAAAGAGTCCGGGAGTCGAGGGGGGCCACAAATCGATTCATCCAGAGTTGGGGACGCTTGCGACCTTTGCTCACCTTGTGAAGGAGACGCGCAAGTACGGCATGGAAGTGGCGATGGATATTGCGTTCCAGGCCTCGCCGGATCATCCGTGGGTGATCGATCATCCGACGTGGTTCAAGCATCGTCCGGATGGGTCGATTCAGTATGCGGAGAATCCGCCGAAGAAGTACCAGGATATTTATCCGCTGGACTTCGAGTCGGTGGACTGGCGGGGGTTGTGGGAAGAGCTCTACCAGGTGTTCAAGTTCTGGGTGGATCGGGATGTGAAGATCTTCCGCGTGGATAATCCGCATACCAAGGCGCTTCCCTTCTGGGAGTGGTGCATTGCGGCGATCCACGAGGATCATCCGGACGTGCTTTTTCTGGCCGAGGCATTTACACGGCCCCATGTGATGTATTCGCTGGCGAAGGGTGGGTTCACGCAGTCGTACACCTACTTCACCTGGCGGAACACGAAGGCGGAGCTGCAGGCTTATCTCGAAGAGATTACCAAGCCTCCTGTTACCGACTTCTTTCAGCCGAATCTGTGGCCTAACACGCCCGATATCCTGCATGATTTTTTGCAGAAGGGTGGACGACCCGCATTTATGCAGAGGCTGATCCTCGCGGCGACGCTTGGCGCCAACTACGGTATCTACGGACCGGCGTACGAGCTTGGCGAGAACACACCGGCGAAGGCCGTCAGCGAAGAGTATCTGAATAGCGAGAAGTATGAGGCTCGGGTTTGGGACCGGAAGGCGAGCCACTCGATCGCCCCGTTGATTACGAAGGTGAACCAGATTCGGCGAACGAACCCCGCGCTGCAAAGCAACGATTCCCTGCAGTTCCACCCGGCCGATAACCCGAACATCCTGTGCTATAGCAAGACACATATGGGTGAGGATGGCCAGGAGAACGTCATTCTCGTCGCGATCAACCTCGACTACTCCCAAGAGCAAGCGGGATGGATCGACCTCGACCTGAAGGCGCTGCACATTCCGCATGGGCAGAGCTTCGACGTGGAAGATCTGCTGACGGGGAACCACTATCAGTGGGCGGACCGGAGCAACTACGTGGCGCTGCGGCCAGAGGTGCTTCCGGCTCATGTATTTCGCGTGACCAAGCAGGGTAGTCCGGCCTAG
- a CDS encoding sensor domain-containing diguanylate cyclase — protein sequence MWIRKLSLRNSPVALIVAAAIGSMLFTLGAGVFLYRSSNSLIAAASMVEHTQDVLSSLQSASSMAERVGTASRLYVLTKDEEQLNTARGSLAFLQTTTVHIRSLVSDNPNQTPNVERLEGCEVNLTRALERLQSNKELPANQLLECRKTLGLMTELERRLLKMRTELSAKTSFVSIAGELAFVGLSLAALAILFGLLLRDALRRKEIAREAALVNQELAKSVTTLKDRASESRLLTSARDELQLCVNLAQVYRAAATSLAQLLPGSSGSLCMINHSRHIVETVSEWNEGGTRCEVPEIFSTEACCGLRSGRLRWRRTKVSEIHCDHFLHGAPACYLCIPMVAHGETIGILHIECGTEDAELLVEQRIDGVRQLVELTGMAVASLQLRNKLENQSVRDGLTGLFNRHFMQIALERELALARRRQNTLAVLMVDVDHFKKFNDLFGHGAGDSVLKQVSEVFRASVRTEDIVCRYGGEEFAIILPDSSPLGSYERAEVIRQKIAEMRKASDTAYGQVTVSIGVAVFPQDGRTAETLLRMSDEALYRAKRAGRNQVVLAEPFAMEAMQLEEISQGSA from the coding sequence ATGTGGATCAGGAAGCTTTCTCTTCGGAACTCCCCCGTAGCGCTGATCGTCGCGGCCGCGATTGGATCCATGCTGTTCACGCTTGGCGCGGGCGTGTTTCTCTATCGCAGCAGCAATAGTTTAATCGCCGCCGCCTCCATGGTCGAGCACACGCAGGATGTGCTGAGTTCGCTGCAGAGTGCCTCGTCGATGGCGGAGCGCGTAGGCACGGCCTCGCGACTGTATGTGCTCACGAAAGATGAAGAGCAGTTGAACACGGCGCGCGGAAGCCTGGCCTTTTTGCAAACCACCACGGTGCATATCAGGAGCCTGGTCTCCGATAACCCGAATCAGACCCCGAATGTGGAGCGCCTGGAAGGGTGCGAGGTGAACCTGACCCGTGCGCTGGAGAGACTCCAATCGAACAAGGAGCTACCGGCGAATCAGCTTCTGGAGTGCCGCAAGACGCTTGGGCTGATGACGGAGTTGGAGCGCCGGCTCCTCAAGATGCGGACCGAACTCTCCGCAAAGACCTCATTTGTCTCGATTGCCGGGGAGCTTGCCTTTGTAGGTTTGTCGTTGGCGGCGCTTGCAATTCTGTTTGGGCTTCTGCTGCGGGATGCGCTTAGGCGCAAGGAAATCGCGCGGGAGGCTGCGCTGGTCAACCAGGAGTTGGCGAAGAGCGTGACGACACTGAAGGACCGAGCGAGTGAGTCTCGACTTCTGACGAGCGCGCGCGATGAGTTGCAGCTTTGCGTGAATCTGGCGCAGGTGTACCGGGCGGCAGCGACGAGCCTGGCCCAGTTACTTCCAGGGTCCTCCGGTTCTCTGTGCATGATCAATCACTCGAGACACATTGTAGAAACAGTATCGGAATGGAATGAAGGAGGTACACGATGCGAGGTGCCGGAGATATTTTCCACGGAGGCTTGCTGTGGGCTGAGGTCCGGGAGGCTGAGATGGAGGAGGACGAAGGTCTCGGAGATACATTGCGACCACTTCCTGCATGGGGCTCCCGCGTGCTACTTGTGCATACCGATGGTGGCGCACGGCGAGACGATCGGGATACTGCATATCGAGTGCGGGACTGAGGACGCTGAGTTGCTGGTTGAGCAGAGGATCGACGGGGTAAGGCAGCTCGTTGAGCTGACGGGCATGGCGGTGGCGTCGCTGCAACTGCGGAATAAGCTCGAAAACCAGTCGGTTCGCGATGGTCTCACCGGGCTCTTCAATCGGCACTTCATGCAGATTGCGCTGGAGCGGGAGCTTGCGCTGGCACGTCGACGGCAGAATACGCTCGCAGTGCTGATGGTCGATGTCGACCACTTCAAGAAGTTCAATGACCTGTTTGGCCATGGAGCGGGTGACTCGGTGTTGAAGCAGGTCTCCGAGGTCTTTCGAGCCAGCGTACGGACCGAAGATATTGTCTGCCGGTATGGCGGCGAGGAGTTTGCCATCATCCTTCCAGACAGCAGCCCGCTTGGGTCGTACGAGCGCGCTGAGGTGATCCGGCAGAAGATCGCGGAGATGCGGAAGGCGTCGGACACGGCTTACGGTCAGGTGACTGTTTCGATCGGCGTGGCAGTGTTTCCGCAAGACGGACGGACTGCCGAGACACTCCTGAGAATGTCAGACGAGGCACTCTACCGCGCGAAGCGTGCAGGGCGGAACCAGGTGGTGCTGGCCGAGCCGTTCGCGATGGAAGCGATGCAGCTCGAGGAGATCAGCCAGGGCTCAGCCTAG